The Apibacter raozihei DNA segment AAATACCAATATTTTATTTTTTTTATTACATTTACTATCTGTTTGTTTTTATCAATTATTTTTAATAAAATTCACAAAATGACTACTAATAATCGTTTACTTTCATTGGATATTTTGAGGGGAATCACTATTGCCGGTATGATTCTCGTTAACAATCCGGGATCCTGGAACTTTGTTTATGCACCTCTAGGACATGCAGAATGGAATGGCCTTACTCCTACCGATCTCATATTTCCCTTTTTTATGTTTATCATGGGAGTATCCATGTATATTTCTCTTAAAAAACTAAATTTCAGTCATACTAATGATACTTTATATAAAATTCTAAAACGTTCGATTATTATTTTCATCATCGGGCTGGGAATAGCTTGGTTTTCATTATTTTGCAGAACTTATCAACAAACTGATAATTTACCATTTATAGATCGTTTTTTAAATTCCCTTTTGAATTTTGATAAAATACGAATTCTTGGTGTATTGCAACGCTTAGCTTTATCTTATTGTTTTGCCTCTCTCCTTGTAATCTTTATACGTCATAAGTATATTCCATATATAGTAGGTTCAACCTTAATTGTGTATTTCTTGATTTTATACTTTGGAGACGGTTTTGATAAAAGCGAAAATAATATTGTATCTGTGATAGATAGGGCTATTTTAGGTGTAAACCATATGTATAAAGATGCAGGTCTGGCTATTGATCCGGAAGGTATATTAAGTACTATTCCTTCAGTCTGTCAAGTACTCATAGGTTTTTATTGTGGAAAAATTATGCTTAACAGTAAAGATAATTATTCCCGGATAGTCAACTTATTTATTGTTGGAACTCTTCTCACATTTACAGGTTTTTTACTAAGTTACGGTTGTCCTATCAATAAAAAAATATGGTCTCCTACCTTTGTATTAGTATCCTGCGGAATGGCTTCCAGTTTTTTAGCTTTGTTAATATGGATTATTGATATACATGGATACCATAAATGGACATTCTACTTTAAATCCTTTGGAGTAAATCCTCTGTTTATTTTTGTTATGGCTGGAATCTTATCTACCATACTTAGAGTTATTTCTTTCTCTTCCGATTCGGAAAGCATTAATTTACATGGTTTTATATATTCTGATATCTTACAACCTATTTTTGGAAACTATCCGGGCTCTCTGATATTTGCCATAAGTTTTATGACCTTATGCTGGTTGATCGGCTATATATTGTATAGAAGAAAGATTTTTATAAAAGTTTAATATTATTCAATGATTAATTTGTATTTATCTAAAAGACCTTTAATATCATTAATTGAAAATTTAGAATTTTTCAGTTTATTACGTTCGGGATCTAAAGAAAAATTATAAGCAGTTCTAAAATCAGAAGTTTCCAGATTATTTTCCTGAAAAACAGCTCCCATCAGATCTGATTTTTCGAAAGTTGCCTGAGGAAGATCTGATTCAATAAATTCTACTTCGTGAAGACTACAATTTATAAATTTTATTTTTTTCATTTTAATCTTATAAAAAGAGCTGAAATTAAGTATTGAATTTTCAAATGTAAAGTATAAGAGAAAAGGATTACAGTTTTCAAAATGTAAACCCAGCAGTTTGCAATTTTTAAAACTAACTTTTTGTAATGACGTATTATTTAATTTTGCCATGCTTATATCGCAATTTTCAAACTTACAATCTATAAAATTGTATCCGGAAATATCCACTTCTGAAAAATTACAATTGGTAAAAGAGCAATTTTCATAATCTCCTATAATAAATTTATCCACTAATAAATCCTCTCCTTTAAAATCCTGGTCACGTATATACAGAGTATTCATTTTTTATTTATATTAAACATTTCTAATTATTGAAATAAACTTTTATCTAATTAAGCATAAATTAATTACAAAGACTTCGATCTACATAGATTTTATTGCCTTTGCTATTTATATAATAACAACCTCCCCTTGGCCCTCTAATATATTGTTTTTCAGATTTTTTTTAGATTTATTGCTCTTTATAGATTTATTAGGTTGATATATAGTCCCTTTTTGTTTCTCTTTACCGTTTATACCAGATATTCTTTTTACTTTCTTTGTGTTTATTGAACTTAAAACATTCTGTTCATTTTGTGGAACTAACTTTATTTGCTGTAATTTTTTTCTTGATTGAAATCTACTTTCTCCTCATTTTTTTGTTCCTGAACAAAAAAACTACCTTCATTTACCAATGACTTTTGTTTTTTAAGTGTATTACTATCCTCTATTTTTCCATTAAAAATTATCGATAAAATACCCGAGAACAAAACAATTTCATATTTCAAAAACCTGCTTAATTTAAAACCTAATAAATTCTCAATACACCTTCTAATTATAGGAAAACAAATTAATCCTCCTTTTAAAATAATTATGCATAAGAAACTATATTTTTGTTCATGTTTGAATATCAAAACTGATGATAAAGTCAGAAAAATCCCTATTAGGCATCGTATACTTATCATTATAACCCTTACCACATCTTAATATTTAATATAAAGATACGGTAATTCACCCTAATATAATATAATTATAAAATTTTACGTGCGTTATTTAACTTTATTTTCTAATAATAAATAAAAAGCATATTCCAAAGCTACTTCTTTGAGCGATTCAAATCTTCCGCTGGCTCCTCCATGTCCAGCATCCATATTGGTTTCCAAAAGTAAAAGATTGGAATCAGTTTTAAGTTCTCTTAATTTGGCAACCCACTTAACCGGTTCCCAATATTGCACCTGAGAATCATGTAGCCCTGTAGTGACCAGCATGTTAGGGTATTCTTTAGCTTCTACATTATCATAGGGGGAATAGGATTTCATGTACTCATAATATTCTTTATCGTTAGGATTTCCCCATTCATCGTATTCTCCTGTAGTCAGAGGAATGCTATCATCTAACATGGTAGTTACCACATCTACAAAGGGTACATCTGCCACTACCCCGTTAAACAACTCAGGAGCATAATTTACAACAGCCCCCATCAATAATCCGCCGGCACTTCCTCCATTAGCATATAAATGCTGGGCTGAGGTGTAACCTTCATCAATTAAATACGAAGCACAATCTATAAAATCAAAAAAAGTATTTTTCTTTTTTAACATCTTCCCATTTTCATACCAGGGTCTTCCTAAATCCTCTCCTCCCCTCACATGAGCAATAGCATAGATAAACCCTCTATCCAGCAAAGACAAACGAAGAGAACTAAATGTAGGATCCATAGAATATCCATACGAACCGTAAGCGTATAAAAGCAATGGAGTTTCTTTGGATAGCGGTGTATTTTTATTTTTAACCAGAGATACAGGTATCTTTACTCCGTCTCTTGAAGTAGCCCAAAGTCTGTGAGTTTCGTAATTGTTTTTATCGAATCCTCCTAAAACCTCCTGCTCTTTTAAAATGGTTTTTTCCCGGGTTTCCATATCAAAATCAATATCACTCCAGGGGGTTGTCAGGGAAGTATATCTGTATCTAAGAATCTGGGTATCAAAATCTCTGTTTACCGATATTCCTGCTGTATAAACTTCTTCTCCGAAAGGAAGTAAATAATTTGAAGACTGATCCCAACGGGTTACTTTTATCTGGGTAAGACCATTGCTTCTTTCCTCTACTACCAGATACTTTTTAAAGAGCTCAAACCCTTCTAGTAATACTTCTTTATTATGTGGAATTACTTCTATCCAATTTTCTTTAGAAGTCTTATCTACCGGCGTTTTCATTAATTTGAAATTGAAAGCCTGATCTTTATTGGTGAGTATATAAAAATTATTTTCAAAATGATCGAAAGAATACTCCAAATTCCTTTGTCTTTTCTGAAAAATTTTCCATTCACCACCGGGATTTGAAGCGGAGATGAAACGATATTCATCGGATACCGTACTTCCGGACGATATCACCAGATACTCCATCGATTTGGTTTTACTAACATATACCGTAAAGGTTTCATCCGTTTCATGATAGATCTCAACATCTTCATTCTGGGCAGTTCCTACAACGTGTTTATATACCTTGTCAGATCTTAAGGTTTCAGAATCCTGAACACTATAAAACAAAGTTTTATTATCATTTGCCCAAACGACATTTCCGGTCGTATTTTCCAGTCGATCGGCCAGTATTTCTCCCGTTAACAGATTCTTTATCTGTATAGTATATATTCTTCTCCCTACAGTGTCTGTTGAAAAACATGCCCATTGATTATCCGGACTGATACTAATTCCTCCCAGCTGATAAAATTTATACCCGGAAGCCATCTGATTCACATCAAACATAAGTTGTTCCGGTGCATTTAAATTATCTTTTTTTCTTATATACAGAGGATATTCTCCTCCCTTCACAAACTGTGTAAGGTACCAATATCCGTTAAATTTGTAAGGCGCAGATTCGTCCTCTTCTTTTATTCTGCTTTTCATTTCTGCAAAGAGATCGTTCTGCAATTTTTGAGTGGATTGCATTTGCTCTTGGGTATAAGCATTCTCCTGTTCTAAATATTTTATTACTTCCGGATTTTCTCTATCGTTAAGCCAATAATAATTATCAATTCTCGTATCATTGTGAATGGATAATGTTTTAGGGATCTTTTTTACTTTAGGTGCCTCCATCTTTTTTGTTTCTTGTTTATTCTGCGCTTCAAAATTAAGTGGAAATAAAAACAAAGACAACAATATCAGAGTTTTTATTTGAACTAAAAAGCATCTTTTAACCAGTAATAGTTTATATATCATACTAATTTGTATCTTATTTATACCAGCTAAATATAACTATTTTTTTGATCCTGAATTGATAATAAAAACAGATACGATATTACTTAAATAAAAAAACCGGCAAATTGCCGGTTTTTTAAACTATAAATGATTGGTTACTTTTTTATTACTTTTTTGTTCACTACCTGCCCTTGAGCTTGTACTTGTACCACGTACACCCCTGAAGGCTGATTTTGTATATTCACATCCACTTCGGTGCTATTAGCAAACATTTGGCTATGAATTACTGTTCCGTTGATGTTCACAACATTAAGTTTTCCTTCCGTGACACCTGTAAGCAGTACTTTAAATAAGCCTGACGTTGGATTCGGGGTAATTTTTATTTGAGACTCGGTTAGTGTTGAAGTTTGAGCTTCTACTGACTGAGCTTCTACACAATTACGTCTTACGGAAGAATTTACCGGTGTGTTGGCTATGGATTCTTCTGTAAATCTCGGTTGGTCTTTTGCACATCGTACTGGCATGGCTGTTCTAGGTTGTTCATTCTCTCCTACATCAATTTTTTCTGAACTTCGTTTGTAGTGTAATGATAATGCGTAATTTCTTATACCATTTATCATACTAGCTGACCAAAGTCCTCCGACGTCCCCTGGTTCTAATACTCCGGTACCTTCCTTTGAACCTCTATTAGGATAAGCCCTATACCCTGTAAAAGGTAATTGACCTAAACCTGGGACTGAGACTCCTCTATTCGCAATAATAACGCCTTTATAACCTTTAGTAATAATACTTTTTATATCTACATTCTCTTTTTTCCATGGGGAATTTTCACTCATACTAAAACCATGATCAGGTACTCTCCATCCTTCCGGACAAGGGTCAAAAGGAGATTTTTTAGTAGCATGCCCCCATAAAGTAGGATCTTTTTCAGGCAACCAGTTAGCTTGAATATTTTTATCCCCAATAACATAATATCCAGGGCCAAACATGACGGTTAAAGGATTTTCTACTGATCTTTTCATAACCGATCGGTTTGAATCTCCTTCCCTGAACATATCTCTATAACTTACATCATATATTTCATATTCAGTTATACCTAATTCATGCCAGTAAGCATTATTACTATTTCCCTTGAATATAGAGTAATTACCAAGCCAAGGACTATCTTCGTAGGTAAAAAAAGATGGTAAGGGATCTTTTCTCCCCCATTGATACAACATACCTCCAGTGTGTCTATATACGTTGGGATCTGAAGAAGCTATATCAAATTCCAGGGCTCCCAGATTTCTATCCATAAACTCCGTTGTTAACGGAGGATAAAAACTCTCCGTATTATACGCTAGTTGTTCGAAGTTAAGCTTGCCTGACCCAAATTTCTCCTCTGTAGTATAGGTAACCGAATTTTGAACCGGGCTATTATTAGGTACCCAGATATGCCAACTCCAAAGTATTTTGTCATTAGAGTTACCATTTACTCCGGAGTGAAGGGATACAACAGCATTACCCGATTTGTTTGGATTTACCGTTACTTTAATGGTCGCATTTTCATTCGTTCCTTCTAACACAGGTTTTTTCAACAAATTGGTATCTGTGGTCCAATATATATTCACTGATAATTTTGCCTCTTTATCCGGCCATTCATAATCGGTCAGATATTGGTTATACATAGCATATGCTTTGTTTACCGGTATATGAATGGTTTGGGCATTTTCTTCTTTCACAACCATATAACTGTTCGGATTATTAATTCCTTCGATATATTCAAGCAGATCGGGTGCTAAATATTGGGTTGGATAACTACCAATTTCGGATATACGGGTATCAATTACGCAACGAACCGCTTGTCCTGAATAAGTTGAATTTGCATTCGCAGTCTGAATTTGAAAGAAACCTTTATTTTCATTCTGACTTGCGTCTGATATTATTCGTAAACCAAGTCCTCTTCCATCAATTTCTCTTAGTTCGTTTTTGTACGCCTGAGTAGCTCCCCATAAATATGTTTCTGAAGCTTGATCTTCGTAAACAATAGCACCGTTTGCATATTTTCGATAATGCCCGGTAAGGGATAACTGACCTAATGGATAATTACCTTTTCCGGCTTTAAAATCCATCCCTAATCCCGGATATATTTTTACCGATGGATATCGCGCCCTTACGTATTCACTGCTCAAGTCTTCTTCTTTCGCTCCCAATAGTTCAGTAATTCCCAGCTTATATCCGTTACCCCAAGGCAAGTAAGATGGAAGTTTTGGAACGTCTACATTTACCGAATAGGCAAAGGATGGGACCCTCCAGCCTGACGGACACGGATCAAAAGAAGATTTAAGTGCTGGTTTATAAGTTACCAATCCTGTTTTCGCCTGATTGTTATCTCCCCACAAATCTGCTCGTACTCCTACTCCTGAAAACCAATTTAATAGGCTTTCATGACCATTTTCATTTGGATCGCTTTTAAATATTCTCAGTGGATTCTGAGTTGCATACTGGATATTTTTATTTATATCGGTACCTCCCGGTTTTATAACCGAAAAATTATGCAACTCATTTTGAATTTTACCAAATGGGAATGTACTTATTATTGGAAAGGTGTTATCTATATATCTCATAACAGGAAGAGGATCTTTTCTTCCCCATTGGTACATCAATCCTCCGGAACGATTCCAATCATGCCCTAAAAACGAATTAGACAAGGCTCCCAGGTTACGATCCATAAAGGTATTTGTCATTTCTCCGTTTTGATTGTTTATATACGTCTTTCCCTGGGTAGGATTATCGGTTACCCATACATGCCAGCTCCAATAAACCGGATCTTTTAAAGGATCGCCTGTTGTTCCTACATGTAAGGCTACTACGGCATTCCCTTTTCCTTTTACTCGATTAATCATTACCTTTATTTTGGAATCCTTAGCATTCTGGTCTACAGATACCGAACGTATCAATCCCTCAATATCTTCCCAATATACGGAAGCTGAAAGAGTTCCTTTCGGAATGCCTTTTCCTTCCAAATATTCATTGGTTTCCCACATGGCATAAGCTTTTGCCACGGGGATTTCCAATCCTCCATAGTTATTCGCTTTCGCTGCATCCACATCATAGATGTAACTATTAGGTGCATTCACCTGAGGATCTTTTATAATTTCCGGCCCTGCTAAACAAAGATCCGTTTCAACCGATACTTTAAAATCCTTCCACTGGCTGGCCTGATTATACTTCTTAAGAGTATTTTTCGGTACGGATAATTCAACTTTTGAAAAGTTTATTCCTTTAAATACTTCCGTTCCTAATTGTGGAGGAGTTATAGCACAGATTGAAAGTTTCTCCAATTCACCGCACTCCATAAATGCCCCTGTTTCTATTATTTTTAATGATGACGGCAGATAAATTTCTTTAATTGAAGAATATTTAAATGCTTGGTTGCTTATTTTCTCCAGTCCATTTGGTAAAACTACTTCTCCTTTGAATTGAATAAAGGCTACTGGAGATAAAACTTTTAAATTCAAGGGTAAGATAACTTTACTTGTGTTATTTGTAAAGGCTCCTCCATTCCACCCTCTTAAAAAGTTTTCCAACCGGGAATTTTTTGAAAAATCAAGTACGTTCTCTTCTAACTGAATGTTTGAAAACGCTAGATTATCTATGGTCTCTAAGGAACTGACCTTAGAAAAGTCTAATCGACGTGTCTTCATACTTTCAAAAGCAGAATAACCAATCTTTTTTACACTACTGGGGATGCGTAATTCTGTTGATGGTGCTGAAAGTTTAAATGATTCATTTCCTAATTCTTCTAATCCTTCTGGCAAAACTGCCTCTCCTTTGAATTGAATAAAGGTTGCTGGAGATAAAACTTTTAAATTCAAGGGTAAAATAACTTTACTTGTGTTATTTGTAAAGGCTCCTCCATTCCACCCTCTTAAAAAGTTTACCAACCGGGAATTTTCTGAAAAATCAAGTACGTTCTCTTCTAACTGAATGTTTGAAAACGCTAGATTATCTATGGTCTCTAAGGAACTGACCTTAGTAAAGTCTAATCGACGTGTCTTCATACTTTCAAAAGCAGAATAACCAATCTTTTTTACACTACTGGGGATGCGTAATTCTGTTGATGGTGCTGAAAGTTTAAATGATTCATTTCCTAATTCTTCTAATCCTTCTGGTAAAACTGCCTCTCCTTTGAATTGAATAAAGGCTACTGGAGATAAAACTTTTAAATTCAAGGGTAAGATAACTTTACTTGTGTTATTTGTAAAGGCTCCTCCATTCCACCCTCTTAAAAAGTTTATCAGCCGAGAATTTTCTGAAAAATCAAGTACGTTCTCTTCTAACTGAATGTTTGAAAACGCTAGATTATCTATGGTCTCTAAGGAACTGACCTTAGTAAAGTCTAATCGACGTGTCTTCATACTTTCAAAAGCAGAATAACCAATCTTTTTTACACTACTGGGGATGCGTAATTCTATTGATGGTGCTGAAAGTTTAAATGATTCATTTCCTAATTCTTCTAATCCTTCTGGTAAAACTGCCTCTCCTTTGAATTGAATAAAGGTTGCTGGAGATAAAACTTTTAAATTCAAGGGTAAAATAACTTTACTTGTGTTATTTGTAAAGGCTCCTCCATTCCACCCTCTTAAAAAGTTTACCAACCGGGAATTTTTTGAAAAATCAAGTACGTTCTCTTCTAACTGAATGTTTGAAAACGCTAGATTATCTATGGTCTCTAAATTTACTAAATGATTAAAATCCAATTTGAATACTTTGCTTGCGTAAAATGCATAAGATGAGATAATCTTTAAAGATTTTGGTAAAACAATTTCATTTAAAGTTATCCCACTAAATGCTTCACGAGGTAGAATATTATCTACTAAATTAACGTGTAACAAATTTAAATTCTTTAGCGCATTCATTTGACGAATGGTCAAAAAATCTGCACTATTAAGGGTGCCTGTAAGGCTTAAATTGATTATCTTGGCCTTGTCTGTTCCTACCAGCTGGGATAGGGTTCCGGGTGTTGTCACTTCGTAGTTCTTACTGAGCTGCCCCCATGAAAGAGAAAAGCATAGAAAGAAACACAAAAGCGATAAATAATAGCTTTGTTTCATATAATATAACTTAATGTGATTTCTTACTTTTGATTAAAACCGACTTTTGATTTTTTTACTATTCTAATGTGTTTTTTTAAGAATAAAAAAGGTAAGAGCAAAATATAACAGACAGTATAAATTCATATATTTATAGTTATTTTTTATACAATATTAATAAATATTCATTATTAATTCAAACATAAATGAGACAATAATCAGTATTTGATTATATACAAAACAGGTTTTCAATGAACTAACCCTAAAAAAAAACCGGCAAATTGCCGGTTTTTTAAACTATAAATGATTGGTTACTTTTTTATTACTTTTTTGTTCACTACCTGCCCTTGAGCTTGTACTTGTACCATGTACACTCCCGAAGGCTGATTTTGTATATTCACATCCACTTCGGTGCTATTAGCAAACATTTTGCTATGAATTACTGTTCCGTTGATGTTCACCACACTAAGTTTTCCTTCCGTTACACCTGTAAGCAGTACTTTAAATAAGCCTGAAGTAGGATTCGGGGTAATTTTTATTTGAGACTCGGTTAGCGTTGTAGTTTGAGCTTCTACTGACTGAACTTCTACATAATTACGGCTTGATAATCGATTAATTGGTGATTTTTTTATTAACTCTTTATTAAATCTTATTTCGTCTTTAGCACATCTTATTGGTAGGCCCGTTCTTGGTCTGACTAAATTTGAAGGGTCTACCCCATCATTTCCAGTACCAAAAGCCATTGCTAAAGGTTCTAGAGATCGTTGGCTACTTCCATACATAGATGCAGACCAATTTTGACCATAAATTAGTAGTCCATCCAAAAATATAGGTCTATCTTTCTCTATTCCTCTACCTCCGTCTGAAGGAAAATGTCCTAAATTATACTCTTCAGATGTAAGTACTACACCTACTGTTCCTGCACGATTAGATATTAATCTTCCGGATAAAGCTTCCAAAGACTTGTTTTGTGGAATAATGTCAAAATCCCATAAATTGTCTTTATTCTTTTTCCATAATCCCATTCCTTCTTTATACCAAGGAGAACCATAAACTCCGGCACTTGAAAAATCCGGCACCCTCCATCCTTCAGGACAGGGATCAAATGGAGACTTAGAATCGGCATGTCCCCATAAATTTGGAACTATTTCTGGTAACCAACTATACGTATTTCCTCTGGATATATGTAAAAATGGATTTCTTACTGATTTGAGTAATACATCTTGAACTTTTGTATCTGCAGAAAATAAGGCATAATTATCATATTCAAGTGATGAGCTTACTACAGAATTATATTGTTGCTTTTTTAAATTCGTAGTTCCTAAATAAATTCTATCATGCTCCCCCCAAAAACCACCACTTAATGGTATAAATAAAGGCGTAGGATCTTTTCTTCCCCATTGATAAAGCAAACCTCTTGTATTATCTATAACTTGAGAATTTTTAGACGAAACATCAAACTCTATGGCACCTAAATTTCTATCCATAAATGTTGTTGTTAATGGCACATTTCCTCCATAAGTGTTAAATGCTAAATATTCTTCATAATTTTTTGAAAATTTACTTTCTGTAGTATAGGTTATAGTTTGTATCTCATTATTCGATACCCAAATATGCCAACTCCATAATACAGGATCTTCAGAGGTTTCTTTATCTCCAGAATGTAGAGAAATAACTGCATTTCCCGATTTATTTGCATTTATTTTTACAGAAATAACTGCATTTTCATCAACGCCATTTACTTTTACCTCTTTAATTAACTGAGTATCTGTAGTCCAATTTACATTAGTAGATAATTTTCCAGATGGCCATTGATGGTCGGTCAAAAGTTGGTTATATACAGCAAAGGCTTTATTAACAGGTATGGATATCTCTTGCTCTGATACATTTTTCACCAACATATAACTGTTAGGATTTTTTAATCCCTCAGTGTACTCTTCAACATCATTTGAAATATAAGTTGTAGTAACTTCCATTGTAGGAAAATCTTCTTTCACACAACGAATAGCAGCAAGTCCTCCACTGTGTCCTTCAATATCTATGGTTCGTATTTGATATAGACCCTTTGAATTATTTTGAAGAAAATCTGCTATTATGGCAAGACCCGTAATACCTCCCCACATATTCATTGTTGAACTTGAAAGTGCAATTTCAGCACCTTGATCCTGATAAACCAATTTATTACCATAAAAGACATAATGTCCAGTAAGTGGCATAAGACCTAAATTATAATTTGGTATTCCACTAAAATCTATACCTAAACCAGGATAAATTTGTATTCCTTTATAATGTTCTTTGTATTTGGTTTCATAATCTTCATTTTGAAAATCTAGAATTGTCGGCATATTTTGCCCGCCCCAAGGAGAATTAGATGGAGTATTAATAAACATATGCGCATAAGCAGGAACTCTCCATCCAGCTGGACAAGGATCAAAAGAAGATTTAGTCTGCTGTTCAAATTTCAATCCCGGCATACGTTTTCCTCCCGTATTATCTGACCATAAATTAGGAGTTCTTTCATTTTTTGAGTAGAATTCCTCTAAGTTATTATGAAACCAGGTGGATCTTGCAGGCACAGTTTTTTTACCTCCCGAATTTACTACAATCTCAGACTCTAAAGGTGTATATATTGTAAAAGGGTTATTAATACTTTCCCGTATATTTTCAGATATAATATTCGAAGCCCTTTCTTTCTGGAAACCATCTATAGCTAGATAGTTCGCATTAGTTACTTCCCCAAAACGTAAAGAGTTTATTCTGACTGAGATTCCATCTTTATAAACCATAGCAGGAAAAGGATCTTTTCTTCCCCATTGGTACATTAATCCTGCTGAACGAGTCCAATCATTTCCTAAAAATGAATTGGATAACGCTCCTAGATTACGATCCATAAAGGTATTAACTAAATGCTCGTTGCTCCCTGGATTATTATCATAGGTTATTCCATTAGTAGGGTCATCGGTCACCCACACATGCCAGCTCCAGTATACCGGATCTTTTAAAGGATCTCCAGTTGCTCCTACATGTAAGGCTACTACGGCATTCCCTTTTCCTTTTGCCTGGTTAATCATTACCTTTATTTTGGAATCCTTAGCATTCTGGTCAACAGATACCGAACGTACCAGACCTTTAACATCCTCCCAATATATGGAAGCAGAAAGAGTTCCTTCAGGAATTCCTTTTCCTTCCAAATATTCATTAGTTTCCCACATGGCGTAGGCTTTTGCTACCGGTATTTCTAATCCTCCATAGTTATTTGCTTTCGCAGCATCCACATCATAGATGTAACTATTAGGTGCATTCACCTGAGGATCTTTTATAATTTCCGGCCCAGCAACACAAAGTTCGGTTTCTACCGATACAGTAAAATCCTTCCACTGGCTGGTCTGGTTATACTTTGTAAGAGTATTTTTCGGTACAGCCAACTGTGTTTTAGAAAAATCTATTCCATTAAAAACATTGCTCCCTAATTGAGGAGGATTTATAGCACAGATAGATAATTTCTCTAATTCTTTACATCCTGAAAAAGCACCTTCACCTATAGTCTGTATTGTGGATGGCAAGGATAATTCTTTAATAGTTGATTCTTTGAATACGAATTTACCTAATGATTCTAATTCAGAAGGAATTGATACTGAACCACTGAAGCTTCTAAATGTAACATTAGGAAGATATTTTAGATTTGAAGGCAAAA contains these protein-coding regions:
- a CDS encoding leucine-rich repeat domain-containing protein, giving the protein MKQSYYLSLLCFFLCFSLSWGQLSKNYEVATPGTLSQLVGTDKAKITDLSLTGTLNSVDFETIRQMSALKNLDMLNADLVDNIFPTRALAYIKLDMITLPKSVYTIGEQAFVGATLKSLDFSKSPNLTSIGGSAFEAIKLGNNTLDFSVNQKLNTFGRNYFGQRGAFYGNNSHVILPKNMKRIPGLLFVDFKGSITLPLELETIEEQAFLRASMSNLDFSNSLNLTTIGGSAFEAIKLVNNTLDFSVNQKLNTFGRNYFGQRGAFYGNASHVILPKNLKSIPELLFADFKGSITLPLELETIGTQAFLRANMSKLDFLHSPSLTSIGGSAFEAIKLENNTLDFSTNRKLTTFLTNYFGERGSFAGNDSHVILPTNMKVIPAVSFSFFKGSVTLPSELETIGARAFRGATMTVLDFSKSPNLTTIGEQAFLEASMSKLDFSYSSNLTTVGGSAFEAIRLENNTLDFLVNHKLAVFGYNYYGQRGAFFGNNSHVILPKNLKTIPGLLFTEFKGDLTLPLELETIGEQAFLRANMSKLDFSKSPNLSTIGGSAFKGMQLGNNTLDFSANTKLTNFLTNYFGEFGVFTGCSSDVFLPSNLKYLPNVTFRSFSGSVSIPSELESLGKFVFKESTIKELSLPSTIQTIGEGAFSGCKELEKLSICAINPPQLGSNVFNGIDFSKTQLAVPKNTLTKYNQTSQWKDFTVSVETELCVAGPEIIKDPQVNAPNSYIYDVDAAKANNYGGLEIPVAKAYAMWETNEYLEGKGIPEGTLSASIYWEDVKGLVRSVSVDQNAKDSKIKVMINQAKGKGNAVVALHVGATGDPLKDPVYWSWHVWVTDDPTNGITYDNNPGSNEHLVNTFMDRNLGALSNSFLGNDWTRSAGLMYQWGRKDPFPAMVYKDGISVRINSLRFGEVTNANYLAIDGFQKERASNIISENIRESINNPFTIYTPLESEIVVNSGGKKTVPARSTWFHNNLEEFYSKNERTPNLWSDNTGGKRMPGLKFEQQTKSSFDPCPAGWRVPAYAHMFINTPSNSPWGGQNMPTILDFQNEDYETKYKEHYKGIQIYPGLGIDFSGIPNYNLGLMPLTGHYVFYGNKLVYQDQGAEIALSSSTMNMWGGITGLAIIADFLQNNSKGLYQIRTIDIEGHSGGLAAIRCVKEDFPTMEVTTTYISNDVEEYTEGLKNPNSYMLVKNVSEQEISIPVNKAFAVYNQLLTDHQWPSGKLSTNVNWTTDTQLIKEVKVNGVDENAVISVKINANKSGNAVISLHSGDKETSEDPVLWSWHIWVSNNEIQTITYTTESKFSKNYEEYLAFNTYGGNVPLTTTFMDRNLGAIEFDVSSKNSQVIDNTRGLLYQWGRKDPTPLFIPLSGGFWGEHDRIYLGTTNLKKQQYNSVVSSSLEYDNYALFSADTKVQDVLLKSVRNPFLHISRGNTYSWLPEIVPNLWGHADSKSPFDPCPEGWRVPDFSSAGVYGSPWYKEGMGLWKKNKDNLWDFDIIPQNKSLEALSGRLISNRAGTVGVVLTSEEYNLGHFPSDGGRGIEKDRPIFLDGLLIYGQNWSASMYGSSQRSLEPLAMAFGTGNDGVDPSNLVRPRTGLPIRCAKDEIRFNKELIKKSPINRLSSRNYVEVQSVEAQTTTLTESQIKITPNPTSGLFKVLLTGVTEGKLSVVNINGTVIHSKMFANSTEVDVNIQNQPSGVYMVQVQAQGQVVNKKVIKK